One window of Nicotiana tomentosiformis chromosome 11, ASM39032v3, whole genome shotgun sequence genomic DNA carries:
- the LOC104109818 gene encoding uncharacterized protein yields the protein MGTPYRNGAFKRSNDSARLVITTIMGMVFGYFVGISFPSVSLTKINLPSSLMSTLDYAFNDDRTRNTERSFPENLGSGSTPLTPKIYVPTNPRGAESLPPGIVVSESDFYLRRLWGEPSEDLTKKPKYLVTFTVGLDQKNNIDAAVKKFSEDFQILLFHYDGRTSEWDQFEWSKRAVHISVRKQTKWWYAKRFLHPDVVAAYDYIFIWDEDLGVEHFNAEKYIQLVKKHGLDISQPGLEPNNGLTWQMTKRRGDREVHKDTEEKPGWCSDPHLPPCAAFVEIMAPVFSREAWRCVWHLIQNDLVHGWGLDFALRRCVEPAHEKIGVVDSQWIVHQVIPSLGNQGQPENGKAPWEGVRERCRNEWAMFQDRLANADKAYFAQHEKTRV from the exons TGGGGCTTTCAAAAGATCGAATGATAGTGCCAGACTTGTTATAACCACTATCATGGGAATGGTGTTTGGATACTTTGTCGGGATTTCTTTTCCATCTGTTTCTCTAACAAAG ATTAATTTACCTTCAAGCCTTATGTCAACTCTTGATTATGCTTTCAATGATGATCGTACGCGTAATACTGAGCGTAGTTTCCCGGAGAATCTTGGTTCTGGTAGTACTCCTTTGACACCAAAG ATATATGTCCCAACTAATCCTCGGGGTGCAGAGTCATTGCCACCAGGGATTGTGGTCTCAGAATCAGATTTTTATTTACGAAGGTTGTGGGGTGAACCAAGTGAG GATCTGACAAAGAAGCCCAAGTACTTGGTTACATTTACAGTTGGTTTGGATCAAAAGAACAACATTGATGCAGCAGTCAAAAAG TTTTCAGAGGATTTTCAAATTTTGCTTTTCCATTATGATGGTCGAACGAGTGAGTGGGATCAATTTGAATGGTCCAAGCGTGCAGTTCACATCAGTGTTAGGAAGCAGACAAAATG GTGGTATGCAAAGAGGTTTTTGCATCCAGATGTTGTAGCTGCCTATGATTACATATTTATATGGGATGAGGATCTTGGAGTTGAGCACTTCAATGCAGAGAA ATACATTCAACTGGTTAAGAAACATGGTCTTGACATCTCTCAGCCTGGTCTTGAACCCAACAATGGACTCACATGGCAGATGACTAAGAGGAGGGGTGACAGAGAAGTTCACAA GGATACAGAAGAGAAACCAGGCTGGTGCAGTGATCCACATTTGCCTCCTTGTGCAGc TTTTGTGGAAATAATGGCTCCTGTATTCTCTCGAGAAGCTTGGCGATGTGTTTGGCATTTGATTCAG AATGATTTGGTGCATGGATGGGGATTGGATTTTGCACTAAGAAGATGCGTAGAG CCTGCTCATGAAAAAATTGGTGTGGTCGATTCACAGTGGATTGTGCATCAAGTTATTCCTTCTCTGGGGAATCAG GGTCAGCCCGAGAATGGCAAAGCTCCCTGGGAAGGG GTAAGAGAGAGATGTAGAAATGAGTGGGCTATGTTCCAAGACCGGTTAGCTAATGCAGATAAAGCGTACTTTGCCCAGCACGAAAAAACTCGAGTATAA